The Prochlorococcus sp. MIT 1300 genome has a window encoding:
- a CDS encoding ABC transporter ATP-binding protein: MPEQSQLFLRKVTFAWPSGKKALVDCSFDIPGPGLWMLVGSNGCGKSTLFKLISGLIKPQSGFLHCNFKPALMFQNPDHQLLMPSSKSDVMLSLPSNLTEHEREERIATAMKQVGMSGLETCPIHTLSGGQKQRLALAGALASKATLLLLDEPTALLDPSSQQKVLSIVKALCHRSQDPLAAFWITHRLEELEHADAAILMKNGQLGSWKEGTTLRKEIQPLAGR; this comes from the coding sequence ATGCCAGAGCAGAGTCAGCTCTTCCTTCGGAAGGTCACCTTTGCTTGGCCTTCTGGTAAGAAGGCTTTGGTTGATTGCAGTTTTGATATACCTGGTCCTGGTTTGTGGATGCTGGTAGGTAGCAATGGTTGTGGCAAAAGTACTCTTTTCAAATTGATAAGTGGGTTAATAAAACCTCAATCTGGTTTTTTGCATTGCAATTTCAAGCCTGCATTGATGTTTCAAAATCCAGATCATCAGTTGCTTATGCCTAGTTCGAAAAGTGATGTGATGCTTAGTCTTCCTAGCAACCTTACAGAGCATGAACGTGAAGAACGGATTGCTACGGCGATGAAACAAGTAGGGATGTCAGGTTTGGAGACTTGTCCAATTCATACTCTCAGTGGAGGTCAGAAACAAAGACTTGCTCTTGCAGGCGCTCTTGCGAGTAAGGCAACGTTGTTGCTTTTAGATGAGCCTACAGCCTTGCTAGACCCCTCGAGCCAGCAGAAAGTCCTCTCGATAGTCAAAGCGCTTTGCCATCGATCTCAAGACCCTCTAGCGGCATTTTGGATCACCCACCGCCTTGAGGAATTGGAGCATGCAGATGCAGCAATTCTCATGAAAAATGGTCAACTGGGCTCTTGGAAAGAGGGAACAACTTTAAGAAAGGAGATTCAACCACTTGCCGGCAGGTAG
- a CDS encoding DUF2079 domain-containing protein: MSQIRLPLWRLDRQVGLAAGAFFLGCCVLQFWRMQSLTASMDQGIFYQSLWNGLNGHPFESTLSSQLSTNVVHSGEYPEVGYHRLGQHYTPILVLWIPIVGLLGKWALPLIQVTLMAGAGLLLFELAKLKLHIELARMIVFAFYGANAVIGPCLGNFTDLCQLPFLVFGLLLAIEKKKDFLAVLLSIAIPLIREDTGIVLMGVGLWLYYRDRYRWKFALWITLYGAIWVLIVTNIIMPIYSEDNAKRFMIENFGQYVSGQDKASSLEVIGFALKQPLVVLKEFVNPPGKTLRYLAGQGLPLLFVPFLSLDAWLLMGLPLAGLLLAQGNPLAINWRYTYLVVPGLFAGSIYWWKDRSYLFYKKNIRRIWSGFIALSFIFMLTSNPNRTLSWMVPQSINPWVYRAPVAQWKHGNTARKIMSSIPVNASVSASSSLVPHLSAREVLIRFPYHINYRDRYGSDRDVEWILVDVDEHQRYAHVFKTEWRDLQEIILKLRDLKGKYSPQTVEDGLVLYKLNGPSDPNVDKSLELLLENISAISLQPSS, from the coding sequence ATGAGTCAAATTAGATTACCCCTTTGGCGCTTAGATAGACAAGTAGGCCTCGCGGCAGGTGCTTTCTTTTTGGGCTGTTGTGTTTTGCAGTTCTGGCGCATGCAGAGTCTGACAGCCTCAATGGACCAAGGTATTTTCTACCAATCCTTATGGAATGGCTTGAATGGACACCCTTTTGAAAGCACACTTTCATCCCAGCTGTCGACTAATGTTGTTCATTCGGGAGAATATCCAGAAGTTGGATATCATCGATTAGGTCAACATTACACTCCCATTTTAGTATTATGGATACCTATTGTTGGTTTACTTGGTAAATGGGCTTTGCCTTTGATTCAAGTAACTCTTATGGCGGGAGCCGGCCTTCTTCTTTTTGAATTGGCAAAGCTCAAGTTACATATTGAGCTTGCAAGAATGATTGTATTTGCATTCTATGGAGCCAATGCAGTTATAGGCCCTTGCCTTGGCAACTTTACTGATCTTTGTCAGCTGCCTTTTTTGGTATTTGGGTTGTTGTTAGCGATAGAAAAGAAAAAAGACTTTTTGGCAGTTTTATTGTCCATAGCTATTCCTCTTATTAGAGAGGATACTGGTATTGTTCTCATGGGAGTTGGCTTATGGCTTTATTATCGCGATAGATATAGATGGAAATTCGCGTTATGGATTACTCTCTATGGGGCAATATGGGTCCTTATAGTTACTAATATAATTATGCCTATTTATAGCGAAGATAATGCAAAGCGCTTTATGATTGAGAACTTTGGTCAATATGTTTCCGGCCAAGATAAGGCGAGTAGCCTTGAAGTCATAGGCTTTGCACTAAAGCAACCTTTAGTTGTTTTGAAAGAGTTTGTAAATCCTCCAGGTAAGACACTTCGTTATCTAGCTGGCCAAGGGCTCCCTTTGTTGTTTGTTCCATTTCTCTCCTTGGATGCATGGTTGCTTATGGGTTTACCTTTGGCTGGATTATTGCTTGCGCAAGGTAACCCTCTCGCAATTAATTGGCGTTATACATACTTAGTGGTTCCTGGTTTATTTGCTGGATCAATATATTGGTGGAAAGATAGAAGTTACTTGTTTTACAAAAAAAATATAAGGAGGATTTGGTCTGGATTTATCGCCTTATCTTTTATCTTTATGCTAACAAGTAACCCAAACCGTACTCTGTCTTGGATGGTACCCCAGAGTATTAATCCTTGGGTGTACAGAGCACCAGTTGCTCAGTGGAAACATGGCAATACTGCAAGAAAGATAATGAGCTCTATACCAGTCAATGCAAGTGTTTCCGCTAGTTCCTCATTGGTGCCACATTTGTCGGCAAGGGAAGTTTTGATTCGCTTCCCTTACCACATAAATTATCGGGATAGATATGGTTCTGATAGAGATGTTGAATGGATACTTGTAGACGTTGATGAGCATCAGAGGTATGCACATGTTTTCAAAACAGAATGGAGAGATCTTCAGGAAATTATTCTTAAATTAAGGGATCTGAAAGGAAAGTATTCCCCTCAGACTGTTGAAGATGGCTTGGTTTTGTATAAACTAAATGGACCTTCAGATCCAAATGTTGATAAATCTTTAGAGCTTTTACTGGAGAATATCTCTGCTATATCACTTCAGCCGTCTAGCTAA
- a CDS encoding DUF2079 domain-containing protein codes for MGLSLASKFRSRPSFEELFPARKLIMICVIIALLFWMFSGLRHSLLQSNAYDLGLFDQWIWLASRGLPQYSSMEGSHLLADHGAWLLYIAAIPYCFNSSVQWLLASQAIALSFTAIPIWCVGRQAGLPNKHCWLVCTLWWLQPVVLNVNLFDFHPEVWVMPALAASYWFCRSNRPWVWFVLLVVLLGARDGLVLVVGGIGFELALRRKWTWSCAAIGLSLMWLCFLNKFLYPLLTGSNTGPKAAAGLFSYLGDTLDEVIVNLVTNPSLVFENLDWIGGFIYLVLISVSLSPFWRQSSLPVLLGGLPLVVVNLLSEESPQRTLIHHYSLPLAVIGVIAAIDGIAVNRRKNIPFRSLVWSALCWAVLSKPWFFTGPYLERLEVRQPFNQAMLSIPTEGRLLTTSYFIPHLSHRKVVDFPRVGTKFKDYSAFDIFLLNPEDPGWGSSSQVQKDLLLKANEEGWLCKQWPVGIELCEKVSINETN; via the coding sequence ATGGGACTCTCCCTGGCTAGTAAATTTAGGAGTAGACCTTCGTTTGAGGAGTTATTCCCTGCCCGCAAGTTAATAATGATTTGCGTGATCATTGCGTTGTTATTTTGGATGTTTTCAGGCTTAAGGCATTCTTTGCTTCAGAGTAATGCTTATGATCTTGGATTGTTTGATCAATGGATTTGGTTGGCAAGTAGAGGCTTGCCCCAATATTCGTCTATGGAGGGAAGCCATCTATTGGCTGACCATGGAGCTTGGCTTCTTTATATAGCAGCAATTCCTTATTGTTTTAATAGCAGTGTTCAATGGCTCTTGGCGAGTCAGGCTATCGCTTTAAGCTTTACAGCTATACCTATTTGGTGTGTTGGAAGGCAGGCAGGTTTACCGAATAAGCATTGTTGGCTGGTTTGTACGCTTTGGTGGCTTCAGCCGGTTGTTTTGAATGTAAATCTATTTGATTTTCATCCAGAAGTTTGGGTTATGCCTGCTTTGGCTGCAAGCTATTGGTTTTGTAGATCTAATAGACCTTGGGTTTGGTTCGTATTGTTGGTTGTTTTGCTTGGAGCGCGCGATGGTTTAGTGCTGGTTGTAGGAGGGATCGGATTCGAATTGGCTTTGAGGCGAAAATGGACTTGGTCTTGTGCTGCGATTGGTTTATCTTTAATGTGGTTATGTTTTTTGAATAAATTTCTATATCCGTTACTAACTGGTAGCAATACTGGACCTAAGGCTGCCGCAGGTTTGTTTTCTTATTTAGGTGATACTTTAGATGAGGTTATTGTTAACCTTGTTACGAATCCAAGCTTAGTTTTTGAGAATCTAGATTGGATTGGTGGTTTTATATACCTCGTGTTGATTTCAGTTTCTCTTTCCCCTTTTTGGAGACAATCTTCTTTACCAGTTTTGTTAGGTGGATTACCTTTAGTTGTCGTAAACTTGCTTTCTGAAGAATCTCCACAGAGAACACTTATTCATCATTATAGTTTGCCTCTTGCAGTTATTGGTGTAATTGCGGCTATAGATGGAATAGCTGTCAATCGTAGAAAGAATATTCCATTCAGGAGCCTCGTTTGGAGTGCCCTTTGTTGGGCAGTTTTATCAAAGCCTTGGTTCTTTACAGGACCATACTTAGAGCGATTAGAAGTTCGACAACCATTCAATCAAGCAATGTTGAGTATCCCCACGGAGGGGAGATTATTAACCACGAGTTATTTTATACCTCATCTTAGTCACAGGAAAGTCGTAGATTTCCCTAGAGTGGGAACCAAATTTAAGGATTATTCAGCTTTTGACATTTTTTTGTTAAACCCAGAGGATCCTGGTTGGGGTTCAAGTAGTCAAGTACAGAAGGATTTATTGTTAAAAGCTAATGAAGAAGGTTGGTTATGTAAGCAGTGGCCTGTAGGCATAGAACTTTGTGAAAAAGTATCAATTAATGAGACTAATTAG
- a CDS encoding DUF2079 domain-containing protein produces MKFHLLPNKDESAHAYVFRYIFGFFCVTLSLQIWRIYTLNATYDQGLFLQEIWNSANGRFFESTLASELSAPVMFDGALPEVGYRHLAQHFTPLLLFWTPLVRFLGLWSLPLIQVGMISLGGYILFLLANEYLPPKLSAWIVFSYFSTTLVIGPTLENFHDLCVIPCLIFCLLLGITRNQIPLYFLSSILLPLVREDVGLLGFGVGVWMIIRRPNWRLFGLGLCFYSCLAVMVITNSVMPMFGTELADRFMQERFGHFLDGRSGGTIDVLLSMISQPILLIQELFSPPGKTFLFLITAGLPLAFIPLIALDTWLLIAFPLFVALSSQGGNSLVVHLRFVLYLVPGIFAGTIFWLADHPDLFKRSLFRKFWRFCLIIAFAFALAANPHRALSFVIPDSIDPWVKVPLKEQLVRGKVARKVVNLIPRTAAVSAETHLIPQLAQRQVLLRFPENDQYRDEKGHDVSVDFIVSQPRFNLSYAPAFNHHKLWVSKSINRLEELVESSQYTVFHCDKNSIILEYNGSTNARNEECFVREINSIRGDLQLLN; encoded by the coding sequence ATGAAATTTCATCTCTTACCTAATAAGGATGAATCGGCACATGCTTATGTTTTTAGGTACATATTTGGTTTCTTTTGTGTAACATTAAGCTTGCAAATTTGGCGAATTTATACTCTTAATGCGACTTATGATCAGGGGCTTTTCCTCCAAGAAATCTGGAATAGTGCTAATGGCCGTTTCTTTGAGAGCACTCTTGCTTCTGAACTATCTGCTCCAGTAATGTTTGATGGCGCCTTGCCAGAGGTTGGTTATCGACACCTAGCACAACACTTTACGCCTCTATTACTTTTTTGGACTCCATTGGTTCGTTTTTTGGGTCTGTGGTCCTTGCCTCTGATTCAGGTGGGAATGATCTCGTTGGGGGGGTATATCCTTTTTCTCCTAGCTAATGAATATCTCCCACCCAAATTGTCTGCATGGATTGTATTTAGCTATTTCTCTACAACTTTAGTAATAGGGCCAACCCTAGAGAATTTTCATGATCTTTGTGTTATCCCTTGCTTGATTTTTTGTCTTTTGCTTGGCATTACTAGAAATCAAATACCACTATATTTTCTTTCATCAATATTGTTACCGCTAGTAAGAGAAGATGTTGGCTTGCTTGGATTTGGAGTGGGGGTTTGGATGATTATTAGACGGCCTAATTGGAGATTATTTGGCTTAGGACTATGCTTTTACTCTTGTTTGGCTGTCATGGTAATTACCAATAGTGTTATGCCTATGTTTGGTACAGAGTTGGCGGATCGTTTTATGCAAGAAAGATTTGGACACTTTTTAGATGGTAGGTCAGGAGGCACTATTGATGTATTGCTATCAATGATTAGCCAACCAATTTTACTAATTCAGGAATTATTTTCTCCCCCCGGGAAGACTTTTTTGTTTTTAATTACTGCTGGCTTACCACTAGCCTTTATTCCTTTGATAGCTTTGGATACTTGGTTATTAATAGCATTTCCGTTGTTTGTTGCACTTAGCTCTCAGGGTGGAAACTCTTTGGTGGTGCATTTACGCTTTGTTCTTTACTTAGTGCCAGGGATTTTTGCTGGCACTATATTTTGGCTAGCCGACCACCCTGACTTATTTAAAAGAAGCTTATTCAGGAAATTTTGGAGGTTTTGCTTGATTATCGCTTTTGCATTCGCATTGGCGGCTAACCCTCACCGAGCACTTTCCTTTGTTATCCCTGACAGCATTGATCCTTGGGTCAAGGTGCCTTTGAAGGAGCAGCTGGTTAGAGGAAAAGTTGCTAGGAAAGTTGTCAATCTAATCCCTAGGACAGCTGCTGTATCTGCCGAAACACATCTCATACCTCAACTTGCACAAAGACAGGTATTACTCCGCTTCCCGGAAAATGATCAATATAGAGATGAAAAAGGACATGATGTTTCAGTAGACTTTATAGTAAGTCAACCAAGATTTAATCTTTCATACGCACCCGCATTTAATCATCACAAGTTGTGGGTATCCAAAAGCATTAATCGATTAGAAGAATTAGTTGAAAGCAGTCAATATACTGTTTTTCATTGCGATAAGAACTCTATAATACTAGAATACAATGGTTCAACTAATGCTCGAAATGAAGAATGCTTTGTTAGGGAGATTAATTCCATAAGGGGTGACTTGCAATTACTAAATTAG
- a CDS encoding ArnT family glycosyltransferase — protein sequence MLRRLVLYGIHLDREEPLMLALLNFRLRDYSIPVFLGLILRLIQIQSPILGVHSWRQADTAAMARHFALKGTPIWLPQIDWGGASDGFVECEFPLFPFLIGQLYKLTGIHEWVGRSTAVICSLITIILVIRIGTILLDPDSGWWGGLFFAILPLTVFYGRTFQAESMLLMFGALSIERYFSWRKTGSVWSLMFSWSSFTAACLIKVLPLIWLGIPILALHAKNTRRHRQNGLLKLVLNVFNILKKPSLSIYFMTVILIVSIWFFYAYQIGQITGLSFGFWGTSSDRSSLRLLLNTQVWLDFALRITLRNFAILGLPLAFLGFWKTRKDLGGFILMSGVIGWFASTLIAFRASSIHEYYQLPLMLFACPLMGRGFVICSTTISKSLIFSVPSQLWLILFNILISFTILNFDYWSLERTQEKIWMPLAERIRNEVPGDHRIVTVTGGDPTLLNLARRQGWLTSIENVNESSLAHWSSQGAKYLVGSFEWQESYAKLSSRTTKIKLEELFCGESPDCLNTIGSTYFLSLDNVNQ from the coding sequence ATGCTGCGTCGTCTCGTTTTGTATGGAATACACCTTGATAGAGAAGAACCTCTGATGCTTGCTTTATTGAACTTTCGACTTCGAGATTATTCAATCCCAGTCTTTTTAGGTTTAATTCTTCGTTTGATTCAGATTCAGTCTCCTATTCTAGGTGTGCATAGCTGGCGTCAGGCTGATACCGCAGCTATGGCCAGACATTTTGCCCTTAAAGGTACGCCTATTTGGTTGCCGCAAATTGATTGGGGAGGTGCAAGTGATGGATTTGTTGAATGTGAGTTTCCGCTTTTTCCATTTTTAATAGGTCAGCTTTATAAGTTAACAGGAATTCACGAATGGGTTGGTCGTTCAACTGCCGTTATTTGTAGTTTGATAACAATCATTTTAGTCATTCGAATTGGAACAATTCTTTTGGACCCTGATAGTGGTTGGTGGGGTGGACTTTTCTTTGCAATATTACCTTTAACCGTTTTCTATGGGCGTACTTTTCAGGCAGAATCAATGCTTTTAATGTTTGGAGCATTAAGTATTGAGAGATATTTTTCTTGGAGAAAGACTGGTAGTGTTTGGTCTTTAATGTTTAGCTGGTCAAGTTTTACAGCTGCTTGTTTAATTAAAGTTTTACCATTAATTTGGCTGGGGATACCTATATTGGCTTTGCATGCAAAAAATACTAGAAGGCATCGTCAAAATGGCTTATTAAAACTAGTATTGAACGTTTTTAATATACTAAAAAAACCTAGTTTATCTATTTATTTTATGACTGTAATATTGATTGTATCTATTTGGTTTTTCTATGCTTATCAGATAGGTCAAATAACAGGCCTTAGCTTTGGTTTTTGGGGCACAAGTTCTGATAGAAGCAGCCTAAGGCTTTTGTTGAATACTCAGGTCTGGTTGGACTTTGCCTTAAGAATTACATTGCGGAATTTTGCTATTTTAGGATTGCCTCTTGCCTTCTTAGGCTTTTGGAAAACCCGCAAAGATTTAGGAGGGTTTATTCTTATGTCTGGCGTCATAGGCTGGTTCGCCTCTACTTTAATTGCTTTTCGTGCAAGTTCAATTCATGAATATTATCAATTACCATTAATGTTATTTGCCTGCCCATTGATGGGCCGAGGCTTTGTAATTTGTTCAACAACAATCTCTAAATCTCTGATATTTTCAGTGCCCAGCCAACTTTGGCTCATTCTTTTTAATATTTTGATTAGTTTTACGATATTAAACTTTGATTATTGGTCCTTAGAAAGAACTCAAGAAAAGATATGGATGCCCTTAGCAGAGAGAATAAGAAATGAAGTTCCTGGAGACCATCGTATTGTAACTGTTACTGGAGGTGATCCAACTTTATTAAATCTTGCAAGACGACAAGGTTGGTTAACTTCTATTGAAAACGTTAATGAATCCAGCTTGGCGCATTGGTCTTCTCAAGGGGCTAAATATCTTGTAGGAAGCTTTGAATGGCAAGAAAGTTATGCGAAGCTCTCCAGTCGCACAACGAAGATAAAATTGGAAGAATTATTTTGTGGTGAATCGCCAGACTGTCTAAATACTATCGGCTCAACCTACTTCCTTTCTTTGGATAATGTAAATCAATGA
- a CDS encoding glycosyltransferase translates to MITLDREKKKKQIRLSVVLPTYNEYENIQPLIDQLLIYKQYYDLEILVVDDDSRDGTSDLVKSISSHEPCVRLISRVGRYGLASAIKEGLLDATGSIAVVMDSDGQHETVALLKAVKKLINGKLDLVSGSRFLGEAKILGLSRRRTEGSSMANRLARFSLPLSYGHLTDYMSGFIVLNLSKCLPFVRKVDVNGFKFLYELLSISGGCLLVDEFSFSFQPREFGRSKLDLAILWDFWISLVHTITFRLIPRRAISFAFVGFSGVFVQLFSTKLLMKLFDADFVNVLPISVVLAATSNYLINNALTFRFHRLRGWLLFGGLLKFLLVASLPVVANVGLATIFYQVIAPNELWAQMAGIFVVFVWNYAASSRFVWNTP, encoded by the coding sequence ATGATTACACTTGACAGGGAAAAAAAGAAAAAGCAAATTAGGCTATCAGTCGTCTTACCTACCTATAATGAGTATGAAAATATTCAACCATTGATAGATCAACTCCTTATTTATAAGCAATATTATGATCTTGAAATCTTAGTCGTAGATGATGACTCTCGTGATGGCACATCAGATCTGGTTAAGAGCATCTCTAGTCATGAACCTTGTGTGCGTCTAATTAGTCGAGTTGGCAGATATGGCTTGGCCAGTGCAATTAAAGAGGGTTTGTTAGATGCAACAGGTAGCATAGCTGTGGTCATGGATTCTGATGGCCAACATGAAACAGTTGCCTTATTAAAAGCAGTTAAAAAATTAATTAATGGAAAGCTAGATTTGGTTTCAGGCAGCCGATTCCTAGGCGAAGCGAAAATCCTAGGACTTAGCCGAAGACGCACTGAAGGCTCCTCGATGGCTAACCGTTTAGCTCGCTTTAGCTTGCCATTAAGCTATGGACATCTAACAGATTATATGAGTGGTTTTATTGTATTGAACCTCAGTAAATGTTTGCCATTCGTTCGTAAAGTTGATGTGAATGGATTTAAATTTTTATACGAATTACTTTCTATTAGTGGAGGCTGCTTATTAGTCGATGAGTTTTCTTTTTCTTTCCAACCGAGGGAATTTGGTCGTTCTAAGCTGGACCTAGCAATTTTGTGGGATTTTTGGATTTCATTAGTACATACTATTACTTTTAGATTAATTCCACGTCGTGCAATTAGTTTCGCATTTGTAGGCTTTAGTGGAGTATTTGTTCAGTTATTCTCCACGAAACTGTTAATGAAATTGTTTGATGCCGACTTTGTGAATGTTTTGCCTATATCTGTAGTTCTAGCAGCCACTTCTAATTACCTTATAAATAATGCTTTGACATTTCGCTTCCATAGACTTAGAGGTTGGTTGCTCTTTGGGGGCCTGCTCAAGTTCTTGCTAGTTGCTTCTTTGCCAGTTGTAGCGAATGTAGGGTTAGCAACAATTTTTTACCAAGTGATTGCACCTAACGAGTTGTGGGCGCAAATGGCAGGGATATTTGTTGTTTTTGTATGGAATTATGCTGCGTCGTCTCGTTTTGTATGGAATACACCTTGA
- a CDS encoding 4-amino-4-deoxy-L-arabinose transferase produces the protein MNPRVSDESFTADGVAPFKGLLLLWGLGCLLAFVGLGDLPLRDFDEGTVARVSYEFIPKSGIQKLLPTIWNEPYLNKPPGLHWLIAFAMGFDNTNSNVWQSLPNEFYVRIIPAFLSSFVVPFGGLIQWKLTCGDRNVTLVTSGILLTLMPLVRHGRLAMLDGTQLSCIALLWLLIAALDSCSYTQLKMLGIGLVSSCMLMLKAPLLLPVLFAGLVALAWGKAWKNWWTLGLLLWFALGLAPGLGWHFFHWWQRGHAAFWLWGGDGAMRVLLDAGEGSDLGWRVPLIEILEGGWPWLLLWPFGVMWAWRRRKSLWGQWALSTQLVMMLAIFPLKTQLPWYSHPLWLPFALLCAPPLVWLINRDSSQKPPYFRVLERVPSLWQCIGLILVFVSSLGLANLFSAFSPYSLFTLPIGAGLCVGGNWLCSSKKTQRRYGIFMLMSGSYLALMFLMTSPLWLWELNETWPVDSLRELISRAPETELVLEGNEERPSLNWYAGKRIASFQSRPNAEWILTQDPIRLNQKVISLSRICKIVDSEEAWSLMFCGSD, from the coding sequence TTGAATCCACGAGTTTCAGATGAATCTTTTACGGCAGACGGAGTAGCTCCTTTTAAAGGCTTATTACTTTTGTGGGGTTTGGGTTGCCTTCTGGCTTTTGTGGGTCTGGGGGATTTGCCTTTAAGAGATTTTGACGAAGGTACTGTTGCACGTGTTTCATATGAGTTCATACCCAAAAGTGGGATACAAAAACTTCTGCCTACAATTTGGAATGAGCCTTACTTGAACAAACCACCAGGTTTGCATTGGCTTATTGCTTTTGCAATGGGTTTTGATAATACTAATTCGAATGTTTGGCAGTCATTACCGAATGAGTTTTATGTCCGAATAATACCAGCATTTTTATCTAGTTTCGTCGTGCCTTTTGGAGGGCTAATTCAGTGGAAATTAACTTGTGGCGATCGAAATGTCACTCTTGTTACCTCTGGAATTTTGCTGACGTTGATGCCTTTGGTACGCCATGGTCGCCTGGCAATGTTGGATGGCACTCAGTTGAGTTGCATTGCACTGCTTTGGCTATTGATAGCTGCGCTTGATAGTTGTTCATACACCCAGTTGAAAATGTTAGGCATTGGTTTAGTTAGCAGTTGCATGTTGATGCTTAAAGCACCTTTACTTTTACCTGTTTTGTTTGCTGGATTAGTGGCACTTGCTTGGGGAAAAGCCTGGAAGAATTGGTGGACTCTAGGGCTACTTCTTTGGTTTGCTTTAGGCCTGGCTCCAGGTCTTGGGTGGCATTTTTTTCATTGGTGGCAGCGTGGACATGCAGCTTTTTGGTTGTGGGGTGGTGATGGTGCTATGCGAGTACTCCTAGATGCAGGGGAAGGGAGTGACCTTGGCTGGAGAGTGCCTCTTATAGAAATTCTTGAAGGGGGTTGGCCTTGGTTGTTGTTATGGCCCTTTGGCGTTATGTGGGCTTGGCGAAGACGTAAGAGCCTATGGGGTCAATGGGCCTTAAGCACTCAATTGGTAATGATGTTGGCAATCTTTCCTCTTAAGACTCAATTGCCCTGGTATAGCCACCCCCTTTGGCTCCCTTTCGCTTTGCTATGTGCTCCTCCCTTGGTTTGGTTGATAAACCGCGACAGCTCTCAGAAACCTCCTTATTTCAGGGTTCTTGAAAGAGTACCTTCTCTTTGGCAGTGCATTGGCTTGATCTTGGTTTTTGTCAGTTCTTTGGGGTTGGCGAATCTATTTTCTGCATTTAGTCCCTATAGCCTTTTTACCTTGCCAATCGGAGCAGGGTTGTGCGTTGGGGGAAACTGGTTATGTAGTTCAAAAAAAACTCAGAGAAGATATGGAATTTTCATGTTGATGTCAGGCAGTTATCTTGCCTTAATGTTTTTGATGACATCCCCCCTTTGGCTTTGGGAATTGAATGAGACTTGGCCTGTTGATTCCTTGAGAGAATTGATTTCTCGTGCACCTGAGACGGAGCTTGTCTTGGAGGGGAATGAGGAGCGACCAAGCCTCAATTGGTATGCAGGCAAGAGAATCGCTTCTTTTCAAAGCAGACCTAATGCAGAATGGATTTTGACTCAGGACCCTATAAGGCTAAATCAAAAGGTAATTTCTCTATCTAGGATTTGCAAAATAGTTGATAGTGAGGAGGCATGGTCGCTGATGTTTTGCGGCTCAGATTAA